TACCTGCGGTTCATTCTGGAAGCAACTTTCTTTTGCAGATTGTCTTGTTCAGATTTCATATTTATTGAGTTTCTTTAGCGCTTAAATACTGTTTCGTCGAAATTCATGAGCGTGCTTGCCACCATAGTAAGTGCTGCTAGCTCGTTAGTATCTAGTGATTTATCTCTTGCTTTTTCTCCAGTTGCCAGTAATTCATTGGCATTGCTTTCTCCGCTTTTAAAAGCTTCAAGTTCTGCTTCGTATAACCTGGCTAAAATGCTCATTTCATCAGAACCGGCTTTTCTGCCAGTAAGTAATCGAAAACCGAGTTGAATCTGGTTTTCAATTTTTTCATCACTTTCTTTCATCATTCTTTCGGCAATTATTCGGCTGGCTTCTACAAACTGAGGGTCGTTGAGTAACACCAAAGATTGCAGTGGAGTACTGGTTTTTTGCCTTTTTACGGTACAGAAATTCCTTTCGGCAGCATCAAAACTGATCATAGATGGGGGAGGAGTTGTTCGCTTCCAAATGGTGTACATACTTCTTCTGTACAATTTACTTCCATGATCGGGAATGTATACTGTGGCATTTCTTGTGGCTAATTGTTTCCATAAACCTGCCGGTTGATAAGGTTTTACTGATGGTCCTCCTATGGTGTCATTCAATAATCCACTTGCTTTTAAGGCATTGTCTCTTACCATTTCGGCAGACATTCTGTAAGCCGGTGCTCTAGCTAGTAAAAGGTTATCTGGATCTTTTTCTCTTAACTCTTTTGTGGTGAAAGATGATTGCTGATAAGTAGCCGACATCACCATCAATTTGAGCATAGCTTTTAAATCCCAGCCTGATTCTCTAAAAGTTACAGCCATCCAGTCGAGCAGTTCTGGGTATTTTGGCAAATCTCCCTGGTTGCCAAAATCGTCTGAGGTAGGCACCAAACCTTTGCCGAAAATCATTTGCCAGTAGCGGTTAATTAAAACTCTGGCAGGCAATGGGTTTTCTGGGTTAAAAGTCCATTTTACTAAACCTAATCTGTTTTTAGGCAGGTTTTCAGGATAATTTAATACATAAGAAGGCGTGCCGGGTTGCACTTCTGTAGTTGGAGAATCATAAGCACCACGATCGAGTATATACGTTTTTCTAGGTTTAGGCAGGTCGCGCATAATCATCACTTCCTGCTGATCGGTAGAAATTCTGGTTTGCTCTGCCCTTAATACTTTTAAATCTTTTAAGTTGTTTTGATATGATTTATCGAAATGTTGTAAGTAGTAAGCATACAGCTTGTCTTTATCTGATGTATTTAAGGTTTCTTTTGTAAGGATTGATTTTAAAGGGTCTTTTGTGTCTTCAACTCCAGTGAATAATTTTTCAATTTCTAATAAAGTAAGCTCTCTCGCAAATACATGGCATTCATCTGCAACTACATCAGACAGGGTTTCTTCGGCTTGTCTGCCAATGCTGAGGCTGCCCATTCCACCCCAATTTTCTTTTTTCTTTCCATAATGTAGAATGCTACTTTCAAGATTGTCTACCATCACTTTTGTAGGAAGTGTTTTGCCATTATGATAAAGCTTAAATCCTTCTGCTCTACCAGAACCATCCCATGTCATGGCGAGTTGGTACCACTCATTGGGTTTTAAAGAATCTGTGGTTTCTACTGCAATACTATTTGCCGGAAATGTATGATTGATGCTAGCTGTGAGTATACCGTTTTTCTTCAGCAATAAATCGAAACCGCGATTGCCATTCATCAAACCACCAGAGCGAGTGATAATTGGCCCATGTACACCTTCTTTTAAGATTTTAACCCATAAAGAAATTGAGAAAGGCTCATTCTTCTCAAAAAATCCAATTCTTCTTCCAAAATCAATGTGGCTGTCTCCTTTTAACTCTAGCCCTTTTCCAGATTTACCTTCGGTTTGAATGGGTAAATCTTCTATTGCACCGGCTAATTTTGCAGGTTCTTTTTTATCAGCTTTGTTTAGTAACATTCTGTTTTCTTCTCCCGATGTTTCATCAAAAGAATAAGATCCAATTTCGTCCTCCCACTTAATTTTATACATGTTTTGTTTGGCACTGGAAAGCCATTTTTCAAAACCATCTAGATAGCTAATTTTTGATGGATTGAGTTCTTGCTCAAGTGTGGCAATATGTGCTTTTATTGCTGCTAAAGAATCTTCTGCTTGTGGACTGTTCAGAATCAAGGTTGGACTGGCTTCTCCAGTATAAGGAATTTGCCCACTCTCATTCACACTATTAAAAAAGCCGAAAAGTTTGAAGTACTCTTCCTGAGAAACTGGATCGTATTTATGGTCGTGGCAGCGGGCACATTCAATGGTTAAACCTAAAAATGCTTTGCCGAAAGTCTGGGTTCTATCTGCAACATATTCTACCCGATATTCTTCAGAAACGATTCCACCTTCTTGACTTTGCATGTGGTTCCTGTTAAAGCCCGTAGCCAGCAATTGCTCTTTATTCGGGTTCGGTAGTAAATCTCCTGCCAGTTGCCAAGTGATAAAAGTATCCATT
The window above is part of the Chondrinema litorale genome. Proteins encoded here:
- a CDS encoding DUF1553 domain-containing protein — translated: MKMKGFFPQRSLIWGSSILYIGMILLAIISESCQKGEVEFSPEITSRLPEKIDYNLHVKPLLSDRCFACHGPDKNSRKADLRLDTEEGARMAMGDDKDHYAIVKGKPHKSEVFNRIFTDDAELMMPPPESNLKLDEYEKALITRWIEQGAEYKPHWSFIPPEKDKLPEVQEKEWAQNEIDNFILANLEKENIAHAPKASKETLIRRVAFDLTGLPPTLEEIDSFLEDKSDNAYEKMVDHFLASPHYGERLATEWLDIARYADSHGYQDDGMRNMWPWRDWVIEKFNQNLPMDTFITWQLAGDLLPNPNKEQLLATGFNRNHMQSQEGGIVSEEYRVEYVADRTQTFGKAFLGLTIECARCHDHKYDPVSQEEYFKLFGFFNSVNESGQIPYTGEASPTLILNSPQAEDSLAAIKAHIATLEQELNPSKISYLDGFEKWLSSAKQNMYKIKWEDEIGSYSFDETSGEENRMLLNKADKKEPAKLAGAIEDLPIQTEGKSGKGLELKGDSHIDFGRRIGFFEKNEPFSISLWVKILKEGVHGPIITRSGGLMNGNRGFDLLLKKNGILTASINHTFPANSIAVETTDSLKPNEWYQLAMTWDGSGRAEGFKLYHNGKTLPTKVMVDNLESSILHYGKKKENWGGMGSLSIGRQAEETLSDVVADECHVFARELTLLEIEKLFTGVEDTKDPLKSILTKETLNTSDKDKLYAYYLQHFDKSYQNNLKDLKVLRAEQTRISTDQQEVMIMRDLPKPRKTYILDRGAYDSPTTEVQPGTPSYVLNYPENLPKNRLGLVKWTFNPENPLPARVLINRYWQMIFGKGLVPTSDDFGNQGDLPKYPELLDWMAVTFRESGWDLKAMLKLMVMSATYQQSSFTTKELREKDPDNLLLARAPAYRMSAEMVRDNALKASGLLNDTIGGPSVKPYQPAGLWKQLATRNATVYIPDHGSKLYRRSMYTIWKRTTPPPSMISFDAAERNFCTVKRQKTSTPLQSLVLLNDPQFVEASRIIAERMMKESDEKIENQIQLGFRLLTGRKAGSDEMSILARLYEAELEAFKSGESNANELLATGEKARDKSLDTNELAALTMVASTLMNFDETVFKR